Proteins encoded within one genomic window of Legionella sp. PC997:
- a CDS encoding pentapeptide repeat-containing protein, protein MKNLRQQLRTIYPHIPNCSITDLLSHIERFNTQLCELQNFFNFYGALSIELLKGTDPLSYKMIHILLSLKKRIGNLQEFYQWENLIYVIALQNELDDTQVRNHWTVFFLTCEALQTSIINAFAKRLPNTDTKHNAEDIPHHKIDDELPHLLDQLCAQIDDLKLTTYELFGLMKHAELSDQQTAMSFIMPSKEEHLFFSMPEELKVSILSHLDVEDLISAQLASKDFSNTAGTAFAVRFKKNPVQVLAHLNEVPPKEAFDFVEGYQRTSEYKALKSLVEHKMPMSDYEVACYMLTRHHQRLPNIEQLKRICTAPHLDEKTRDHLLILIQNSLEIDIASQSTHSEHSMLAKVSALFDLFLKTFPKRYLNILPSVYFPSIQLVDADLSHVPLFHTSFFLMDMSKINLAHADLRYARLGSSLLNFANMQQTNLQWSNLSGSSLNFADMRQANLKGANLSGAVLDGTLIDGADFTGVNLAYAQLINLDMRNIDLSQVNVEWCYLHNVRLVPDSALEHVELLEDFFNSFEKNLTEHSLESQIKWRLQMLKDLKRLMHSSAERHETNLLFLKKILAHYPPQTLSSTIFTKKHPFDHLFEHVQLIQTEHPMDKEKHPLQEEVISILDEWKLQIDRAPFPDCRVTTGDLDKRFGNCFAKVPGLTNVNQICQLSGSHFFLQQLFYLDYKYSKIKPYLVNYPQQERSVGDDYSRYASQIFDGELFHLEQLQKIQPEELDSYLYGEEDFIIKKSGHNLNRVKLGGLFISYTPGGKGYSPTKLEIIDFQNKRLKFGFNIGPYSSINSEIYLPMNLFNVESTRYGYYLYPKDVAATRAALELRASVTHYIFATQKGPVPELTPITRIAPLSEKKHSETKTSNGEAEYRLLGANRYGLYHQKAKKPSLMVAEKMLCVLT, encoded by the coding sequence ATGAAAAATTTAAGACAACAACTTAGAACGATCTATCCTCATATACCCAACTGCAGTATTACCGATTTACTATCCCACATAGAACGATTTAATACCCAGCTCTGTGAATTACAAAACTTCTTCAATTTTTATGGCGCGCTCAGTATTGAACTACTCAAAGGCACTGATCCCTTGTCCTATAAGATGATTCATATTCTTTTGTCACTAAAGAAAAGGATTGGAAATCTACAAGAATTTTATCAGTGGGAGAATCTCATCTATGTGATTGCCCTGCAAAATGAACTTGACGATACCCAAGTTCGCAACCACTGGACTGTATTTTTTTTAACATGTGAAGCACTGCAAACCAGTATCATCAATGCTTTTGCTAAACGACTCCCCAATACTGATACAAAGCATAACGCTGAAGACATACCCCACCATAAGATTGATGATGAACTGCCCCACTTGCTAGATCAGCTTTGTGCTCAGATTGATGATTTGAAATTAACAACGTATGAATTATTTGGACTTATGAAGCACGCTGAATTGAGTGACCAACAGACGGCAATGTCTTTTATCATGCCATCAAAGGAGGAGCATCTTTTTTTTTCGATGCCAGAAGAGTTAAAAGTGAGTATTTTGTCTCATTTGGATGTAGAGGATTTAATCTCCGCCCAGCTTGCTTCAAAAGATTTTTCAAATACTGCAGGTACTGCTTTTGCAGTGCGCTTTAAAAAAAATCCAGTGCAAGTTCTCGCCCATTTAAATGAGGTCCCCCCAAAAGAAGCCTTTGACTTTGTTGAAGGATACCAACGGACAAGTGAATACAAGGCTCTAAAAAGTCTGGTTGAACATAAAATGCCAATGTCTGATTATGAGGTGGCCTGCTACATGTTGACTCGGCATCATCAAAGGCTTCCCAATATCGAACAATTAAAAAGGATTTGCACTGCTCCGCATCTTGATGAAAAGACGAGAGACCATCTACTGATACTTATCCAAAATAGCCTAGAGATTGATATAGCAAGTCAATCTACTCATTCAGAGCACAGTATGTTGGCGAAAGTAAGCGCATTATTCGATTTATTTCTAAAAACCTTTCCTAAACGCTACCTCAATATTTTACCCTCTGTCTATTTTCCAAGTATCCAATTGGTTGATGCAGACTTATCGCATGTGCCGCTTTTTCATACTTCTTTCTTCTTGATGGATATGTCCAAAATAAACTTAGCTCATGCAGACTTAAGATATGCACGTTTAGGTAGTAGCTTATTGAATTTTGCCAATATGCAACAAACAAATTTGCAATGGTCTAATTTGAGCGGTAGCTCATTGAACTTCGCTGATATGCGACAAGCAAATTTGAAAGGGGCTAATTTGAGTGGTGCTGTGCTTGATGGCACCCTCATTGATGGGGCTGATTTTACCGGCGTGAACCTAGCCTATGCTCAACTTATTAATCTGGATATGCGCAACATCGATTTGAGCCAAGTTAATGTTGAATGGTGTTATTTACACAATGTGCGCCTGGTTCCTGATTCAGCTCTTGAACATGTAGAATTATTGGAAGATTTTTTTAACTCCTTTGAAAAAAATCTTACGGAGCATTCGCTTGAGAGTCAAATCAAATGGAGGCTCCAGATGTTAAAGGATTTGAAACGACTGATGCATTCATCTGCAGAACGTCATGAAACAAATCTACTGTTTTTAAAAAAAATACTCGCGCATTATCCTCCACAAACATTATCAAGCACAATTTTTACCAAGAAACATCCATTTGACCACCTATTCGAACACGTTCAATTAATTCAAACGGAACATCCAATGGACAAGGAAAAACACCCTCTTCAGGAGGAGGTAATTTCCATACTCGATGAGTGGAAACTTCAAATTGATCGCGCCCCCTTTCCTGACTGTCGAGTCACCACTGGAGACTTAGATAAAAGATTCGGAAATTGTTTCGCAAAGGTGCCAGGGTTAACGAATGTGAATCAGATTTGTCAACTCTCAGGCAGCCATTTTTTTCTTCAGCAACTGTTTTATTTAGACTACAAATACTCAAAGATTAAACCTTATTTAGTGAATTACCCCCAACAGGAACGGAGTGTTGGAGACGATTACTCGCGCTATGCCAGCCAAATATTTGATGGCGAGTTGTTTCACCTTGAACAATTACAAAAAATTCAACCCGAAGAATTGGACAGTTATCTTTATGGGGAGGAGGACTTTATTATCAAGAAAAGTGGGCACAACTTAAACCGAGTAAAATTGGGCGGCTTATTTATCAGCTATACCCCTGGAGGGAAAGGCTATTCCCCAACTAAGTTAGAAATTATTGATTTTCAGAACAAACGTTTAAAGTTTGGGTTCAATATTGGACCTTATTCTTCAATTAATTCTGAAATCTACCTTCCTATGAATCTCTTCAATGTGGAGTCGACTCGTTATGGATATTATCTATATCCCAAAGACGTAGCCGCCACGCGAGCAGCCCTTGAATTAAGAGCAAGCGTCACTCATTATATTTTTGCAACCCAAAAAGGTCCCGTACCTGAATTGACTCCAATCACAAGAATTGCGCCTCTCTCTGAAAAAAAACATAGTGAAACCAAAACTTCGAATGGAGAAGCTGAATATCGGTTACTGGGAGCGAATCGTTATGGCTTATATCACCAAAAAGCCAAAAAACCGAGTTTAATGGTCGCTGAAAAAATGCTTTGCGTACTAACGTGA
- a CDS encoding secondary thiamine-phosphate synthase enzyme YjbQ has product MKSYRKELWFHVPERMGFINITEQVRECLNDSCIQEGFVLVNAMHITASVFINDDEEGLHQDYKKWLEEMAPHSPISHYQHNNTGEDNGDAHIKRQIMGREVVVAITEGALDFGPWEQIFYGEFDGCRDKRVLIKIIGE; this is encoded by the coding sequence ATGAAATCGTATCGAAAAGAATTATGGTTCCACGTTCCAGAGCGTATGGGTTTTATCAATATTACCGAACAAGTACGTGAATGTCTGAACGATAGCTGCATACAAGAAGGATTTGTTTTAGTTAATGCAATGCACATTACTGCATCGGTTTTTATTAACGACGATGAGGAGGGTTTGCATCAGGATTATAAAAAATGGTTAGAAGAAATGGCGCCGCATAGTCCTATATCCCATTATCAACATAACAACACTGGGGAAGATAATGGGGATGCCCATATCAAAAGGCAAATAATGGGACGAGAAGTAGTTGTCGCGATTACTGAAGGAGCACTTGATTTTGGACCTTGGGAGCAGATTTTTTACGGTGAATTCGATGGATGTCGGGATAAAAGAGTATTAATAAAAATTATTGGCGAATAA